In Erinaceus europaeus chromosome 10, mEriEur2.1, whole genome shotgun sequence, one DNA window encodes the following:
- the LOC103112059 gene encoding ficolin-1-like, giving the protein MEPSKVTVALGPLGQLLLLLCIRTLSAQAADTCPEVQLVGLEGSDKLSILRGCPGLPGATGSKGDTGTPGGRGQPGSPGAPGKAGPPGPKGDPGVKGDRGEKGGSTPIETCETGARSCQELLSRGHTLSGWYTIYLSDCRPLVVLCDMNTDGGGWIVFQRRVDGSVDFYLDWASYKKGFGSQLGEFWLGNDNIHALTAQGNSELRVDLVDFEDNHKFAHYKVFKIGSEAEKYKLVLGDFVGGTAGDSLTSHKDKPFSTKDQDNDHSSKSCAQLYYGAWWYGDCHNSNLNGRYLGGSHESYANGINWQTWRGYSYSYKVSEMKVRPA; this is encoded by the exons ATGGAGCCGAGCAAAGTCACAGTGGCCCTGGGGCCCTTGGgccagctcctcctgctcctgtgcATCAGGACCCTGAGTGCCCAGGCTGCTGACACCTGTCCAG AGGTGCAACTGGTGGGTCTGGAGGGCTCTGACAAGCTTTCCATCCTTCGAGGCTGCCCAGGACTGCCTGGAGCTACAGGATCCAAGGGAGACACAGGCACCCCTGGAGGGAGAG GACAACCAGGCTCACCTGGAGCTCCTGGGAAGGCAGGACCTCCTGGACCCAAAG GCGACCCAGGGGTGAAGGGTGACCGTGGCGAGAAAG GGGGATCCACACCAATTGAGACCTGTGAGACAG GTGCCAGATCCTGCCAGGAACTGCTCAGCAGGGGACACACTCTGAGTGGCTGGTACACCATCTACCTGTCTGACTGCAGGCCCCTGGTTGTGCTGTGTGACATGAACACCGATGGCGGGGGCTGGATT gtGTTCCAGCGCAGGGTGGATGGCTCCGTGGACTTCTACCTGGATTGGGCCTCCTACAAGAAGGGCTTCGGCAGTCAGCTGGGGGAGTTCTGGCTGGGCAATGACAACATCCACGCCCTCACTGCTCAGG GGAATAGTGAGCTCCGTGTGGACCTGGTGGACTTTGAGGACAACCACAAGTTTGCCCACTACAAGGTGTTCAAGATAGGGAGTGAGGCCGAGAAGTACAAGCTGGTGCTGGGGGACTTCGTGGGGGGCACTGCAG GTGACTCCTTGACATCCCACAAAGACAAGCCCTTTTCCACCAAAGACCAGGACAACGACCATAGTTCCAAAAGCTGTGCGCAGCTGTACTATGGTGCCTGGTGGTATGGAGACTGTCACAATTCCAACCTGAATGGACGTTATCTGGGTGGGTCTCATGAGAGCTACGCCAATGGCATCAACTGGCAAACATGGAGAGGCTACAGCTACAGCTACAAGGTGTCTGAGATGAAGGTGCGGCCTGCCTAG